Proteins from a single region of Oryza brachyantha chromosome 6, ObraRS2, whole genome shotgun sequence:
- the LOC102705352 gene encoding probable methionine--tRNA ligase, whose product MGQTGRPTSTSNLYRLYSLAHLARISRQQSTTPPQSSPARLLPAPNPTLNLASPPMASPPPPKLPVPGRRNVLITSALPYVNNVPHLGNIIGCVLSADVFARYCRLRGYNVIYICGTDEYGTATETKAMEEKCSPKEICDKYHAVHSEVYKWFDIKFDKFGRTSSPQQTEVCQAIFRKLMENNWLTENTMQQLYCDTCQRFLADRLVEGKCPTEGCNYEAARGDQCENCSKLLNPTELIDPKCKVCKNTPRIRDTDHLFLELPLLKDKLVNYINETSVTGMWSQNAIQATNAWLKEGLKSRCITRDLKWGVPVPHEKYKDKVFYVWFDAPIGYISITASYTPDWEKWWKDPENVELFQFMGKDNVPFHTVMFPSTLLGTGEKWTMMKTISVTEYLNYEAGKFSKSHGIGVFGNDAKDTNIPPEVWRYYLLTNRPEVSDTLFTWADLQAKLNSELLNNLGNFINRVLSFVAKPAGAGYDSIIPDAPNAESHPLTKALAEKTNKWVEQYLEAMEKVKLKQGLKSAMGISSDGNAYLQESQFWKLYKEDPAACAVVMKTSVGLVYLLACLLEPFMPSFSIEVLRQLNLSPEESLSFCDNKGESAKAERPWEFVPAGHKIGKPSPLFKELKDEEVESFRNRFAGSQAERNSKAQADAEAKKVADKLKGTKLSEGGQKKEQKKQSGGSKSKNAEVDVTVAKLDIRVGLIRKAEKHPDADSLYVEEIDVGEEAPRTVVSGLVKYIPLEEMQNRKVCVLCNLKPVAMRGIKSHAMVLAASNEDHTKVELVEPPESAAVGERVTFAGYSGEPEASLSGKSKTWEKLSADLHSNGELVACYKDVAFTTSAGVCKVKTIANGEIR is encoded by the exons ATGGGCCAGACGGGCCGGCCCACTAGCACGTCAAACCTATACCGTTTGTACTCGTTGGCCCACCTCGCGAGAATTTCACGACAGCAGAGCACGACGCCTCCTCAGTCCTCACCTGCTCGGCTGCTCCCAGCTCCCAACCCAACCCTAAACCTCGCGTCTCCCCCcatggcgtcgccgccgccgccgaagctgccggtccccggccgccgcaacGTACTCATCACCAGCGCGCTCCCCTACGTCAACAACGTCCCTCACCTCGGCAACATCATCGGCT GCGTGCTCAGCGCCGACGTGTTCGCGCGATACTGCCGGCTGCGGGGTTACAACGTGATCTACATATGCGGTACCGACGAGTACGGGACGGCCACCGAGACCAAGGCCATGGAGGAGAAGTGCTCGCCCAAGGAGATCTGCGACAA GTATCATGCTGTCCATAGTGAGGTTTACAAGTGGTTTGACATAAAGTTTGACAAGTTTGGCCGGACTTCCTCTCCTCAACAGACTGAAGTCTGTCAAGCAATTTTCCGAAAGTTGATGGAAAACAATTGGCTCACAGAAAATACCATGCAGCAG tTATACTGTGATACTTGCCAACGGTTTTTAGCGGATAGGCTTGTAGAAGGGAAATGCCCAACTGAAGGCTGTAATTATGAGGCGGCGCGTGGTGATCAGTGTGAAAACTGCAGCAAATTGTTGAATCCAACTGAGCTCATTGATCCCAAGTGTAAG GTCTGTAAGAATACTCCACGTATCCGTGACACAGATCACTTATTCCTTGAGCTTCCTCTTTTGAAAGACAAGTTGGTAAACTATATCAATGAAACTTCTGTAACTGGTATGTGGAGTCAAAATGCTATTCAAGCAACAAATGCATGGCTCAAGGAAGGGTTGAAGTCACGCTGTATCACCCGAGATCTGAAATGGGGAGTTCCTGTTCCACATGAGAAATATAAGGACAAG GTGTTCTATGTTTGGTTCGATGCGCCAATTGGCTATATATCTATCACAGCTTCTTATACACCTGATTGGGAGAAATGGTGGAAGGATCCTGAAAATGTTGAATTGTTTCAGTTCATGGGTAAAGATAATGTGCCATTTCACACG GTTATGTTCCCTTCTACATTACTTGGAACCGGTGAAAAGTGGACAATGATGAAGACCATCAGTGTGACTGAATATTTGAACTACGAAGCAG GAAAATTCTCCAAGAGCCATGGTATTGGAGTCTTTGGTAATGACGCGAAAGATACAAATATTCCTCCTGAAGTGTGGCGATACTACTTGCTTACAAATCGTCCTGAG gTATCAGATACACTGTTTACTTGGGCTGATTTGCAAGCAAAGTTAAACAGTGAATTGCTAAACAATTTGGGAAACTTCATCAACCGTGTGCTCAGTTTTGTTGCGAAACCAGCTG GAGCTGGATATGATTCCATCATACCTGATGCTCCTAATGCTGAGTCGCATCCACTGACAAAGGCACTTGCGGAGAAAACTAATAAATGGGTTGAACAATATCTTGAAGCAATGGAAAAG GTTAAATTGAAACAAGGACTAAAGAGCGCCATGGGCATTTCTAGTGATGGAAATGCATATCTGCAA GAGAGCCAGTTTTGGAAACTTTATAAGGAAGATCCGGCAGCCTGTGCTGTTGTAATGAAAACTTCAGTTGGTCTGGTCTATCTCCTTGCCTGTTTACTGGAACCTTTCATGCCTTCATTTTCCATTGAA GTATTGCGGCAATTAAATTTGTCCCCTGAGGAAAGCTTGTCTTTCTGTGACAATAAAGGAGAAAGTGCCAAAGCAGAAAGACCGTGGGAGTTTGTACCAGCAGGCCACAAAATAGGAAAGCCTTCACCTCTATTTAAGGAACTG AAAGATGAAGAGGTAGAGTCCTTCAGGAATAGATTTGCAGGCAGCCAAGCTGAAAGGAACTCAAAGGCACAGGCTGATGCTGAAGCTAAGAAGGTAGCTGACAAGCTTAAGGGCACAAAATTATCTG AGGGAGGTCAAAAGAAGGAACAGAAGAAACAATCCGGTGGTTCAAAATCAAAGAACGCAGAGGTGGATGTGACGGTTGCAAAGTTGGACATTCGAGTGGGGCTTATCAGGAAAGCAGAGAAGCATCCAGACGCTGATTCGCTGTATGTAGAAGAGATTGATGTTGGAGAGGAGGCACCAAGAACAGTTGTTAGCGGCCTTGTCAAATACATCCCTCTTGAAGAAATGCAG AACCGGAAAGTGTGTGTTCTCTGCAATCTTAAGCCAGTGGCAATGCGCGGTATAAAATCACATGCAATGGTACTTGCTGCATCAAATGAGGACCATACAAAG GTTGAGTTGGTTGAGCCACCAGAATCAGCGGCAGTTGGGGAGAGGGTGACCTTTGCTGGGTACTCTGGAGAGCCTGAGGCCTCACTGAGTGGAAAGAGCAAGACGTGGGAGAAGTTATCAGCTGACCTGCACAGCAACGGCGAGCTTGTGGCATGCTACAAGGATGTAGCCTTCACAACTTCAGCTGGAGTTTGCAAGGTGAAGACAATTGCGAATGGAGAAATTCGCTAG
- the LOC102719025 gene encoding exopolygalacturonase-like, producing MAAILKVFILLLFIMLHVVHAQIKNNGGMAGGFYNVTEYGAEPTNEDNKDSFMAAWRAACGSASGNATLLIPEGNFAVSGIEFSGPCKNGGSHVVVVVDGVLRPCTGSCHRRSTGGGDAASWITFSGVSNLLVTGAGTLDGCGGEHQMNNNAKPKTTTTLELDGVANATVRGLTVGSLGREEDERASDITFRDIAMADVSNPIIIDQHYCPHARCSHIDKPSLVQISDVTYERIAGTSSSRVAVQLLCSEDRPCSGVRFDRVSLSCGERQCDARFSNVEGKPAAALVASAAEGPAGAGEQEADDAEPNDAAQMQWKPLMKAEELKVLESWIEGLQLITDEAPAGSQIRL from the exons ATGGCTGCCATCCTCAAGGTCTTCATCTTGCTCCTGTTCATCATGCTTCACGTCGTGCATGCACAAATCAAGAACAATGGCGGCATGGCCGGCGGCTTCTACAACGTAACAGAGTATGGAGCAGAGCCGACCAACGAGGATAACAAAGAT TCTTTCATGGCTGCATGGCGCGCGGCATGTGGGTCGGCTTCCGGCAACGCGACGCTGCTGATCCCTGAGGGCAACTTCGCCGTCAGCGGCATCGAGTTCTCCGGTCCGTGCAAGAACGGCGGCTCGCAtgtcgtggtggtggtcgaCGGCGTTCTGCGTCCGTGCACCGGCAGCTGCCACCGACGCTCGACGGGCGGTGGTGACGCCGCCAGCTGGATCACGTTCAGCGGCGTCAGCAACCTCCTGgtcaccggcgccggcacccTCGACGGCTGTGGCGGCGAACATCAGATGAACAATAACGCCAAGCCCAAGACGACGACG ACTCTGGAGCTGGACGGGGTGGCGAACGCGACGGTGAGGGGGCTGAC CGTGGGCAGCCTCgggagggaggaagacgag cgcgcctcCGACATCACGTTCCGCGACATCGCCATGGCCGACGTCTCCAACCCCATCATCATCGACCAGCACTACTGCCCCCACGCCCGCTGCTCCCACATCGACAAG CCGTCGCTGGTGCAGATCAGCGACGTGACGTACGAGAGGATCGCGGGGACGTCGAGCAGCAGGGTGGCGGTGCAGCTGCTGTGCAGCGAGGACCGCCCGTGCAGCGGGGTGCGCTTCGACCGCGTCAGCCTCAGCTGCGGCGAGCGGCAGTGCGACGCCAGGTTCAGCAACGTGGAGGGGAAGCCCGCCGCTGCCTtggtggcgtcggcggcggaaggccctgccggcgccggggagCAAGAAGCCGACGACGCGGAGCCCAACGACGCCGCACAAATGCAA TGGAAGCCTTTGATGAAAGCTGAGGAGCTGAAGGTTTTGGAAAGCTGGATTGAAGGCCTTCAACTTATTACAGATGAGGCGCCTGCAGGTTCCCAGATCAGGCTGTAG